The Microcella sp. genome includes the window TTCCGACAACCACGGCCCGAGCGCAGCGAAACAGGCAAGGCCCAACATGCCGAGAAGCAAGTGCAGAACCAGCGCTACCCTGGCCCGCCGTGCGAACTGTCCCGGGCCATCCTCTACGGCCCATCCCTGAAGCGCATTGCCCAGCGCTGATGCCGAATACTGTCCGATCCTGTAGAGCTTGTCGCCCGAGACGAATTCGGCTGCTTGGTTCACCGGGGCCGCAATACTCACGAAGGTAACTGCAAGAGAGTTATATGTGCCGCCAGCGATTTCTGTCGTCAGTGCAGTGCGGTGTTCCCTGAACACTCGGCGCACGCTTCCTGGCGACGCCGCCAATAGAGAACGGAGGCCGACCGTGCGCAAAGCAAACACTCCGGTCCCGACCAGCGCCGCGACCGTAAGCAAAGTGGGGTACCAGGTCACCTGGCCAAGAGTCACCAAAGCTACTGCTGCGATTGCAGTTGCGACTACGCGTGGCAGGAGCTCATACACAACGATGAGGGTCGCGCGCCCCAAGCCAACCATGTACCACGACGACGATAACCCGCTCAGGGTGAGTGCCAATGCCATCAGTGCCGCGTCGATACGATGAGGCGCGGGAGCAAGTAAGGCGGCAACGGTGCATGCCAGAAGCGCGGCTGGCATGAACAGCAGCAATCGTGGCCGAATGCTGCGCTCGAGCACGAGTGGTCGCGCTGGTCCTTTTTCTAGCGCAACGGCGGTTGGGCCGACTGTGTTGTAACCGAGCGCGACAAATAGAGCAGCGAACGCGCCGACCGACTGCCCGATGGCTATGGCAAGCCACGCGTCAGGACCAGCGATTCGAGCAAGTATCGGCAGGAAGAGAAAGGGTGTGAGCAAGGAGAGTAGTGGCAAACCTGCGAATGCAAGCACGCGCCGACCCAGCTTCACGGCTTGGCCCGCCCACGCATACGGTCGTGAAGATTCTGAGACGATTCGCCATCAGCGGTTCCACATGCACTGATGTTGCTCACGTTCTCAGCCTAACGTTGTGGAGCCCTGCGCGAGTCTCCCCGATTCAAGAGCGATACGATGAAACGCCCACGCCGAACTCCACAATGGGAGCCAGAATGACCGCGTCGCTCGGTTCGATACACGCAACCGCCGATGTCGCTGACAGCGCTTCGATCGCCGGTGGTTCGAAGATCTGGCACTTCGCACAAGTGCGAGAAGACGCGGTGATCGGTGAGAACTGCATCGTAGGCCGCGGTGCCTATGTGGGCACGGGTGTCACGGTAGGCGACAACTGCAAGATTCAGAACTACGCGCTTGTCTACGAGCCCGCGACGC containing:
- a CDS encoding polysaccharide biosynthesis protein; this translates as MLAFAGLPLLSLLTPFLFLPILARIAGPDAWLAIAIGQSVGAFAALFVALGYNTVGPTAVALEKGPARPLVLERSIRPRLLLFMPAALLACTVAALLAPAPHRIDAALMALALTLSGLSSSWYMVGLGRATLIVVYELLPRVVATAIAAVALVTLGQVTWYPTLLTVAALVGTGVFALRTVGLRSLLAASPGSVRRVFREHRTALTTEIAGGTYNSLAVTFVSIAAPVNQAAEFVSGDKLYRIGQYSASALGNALQGWAVEDGPGQFARRARVALVLHLLLGMLGLACFAALGPWLSEVLFGASVAIDLATAWGLGVATLGIALGTALGRVILVGLGARREFMTSVLIGASIGIPSILALSAVIGAAGGAWGLAIGEVVSVICQACYVAMRWPREVNHD